AAGGGCGGGCTCGTCGTCATCGCCTGGGCACTCAAGGCGCTCGCGGCGTCGGGGGGCTTGGAGAAGCTGCCCCCGCTGCGGCTGGTGGTGGTGTCGGACGAGGAGGTGGGCTCGCCCGAGGGCGGGGAGGTCATCCGCAAGGCCATCGCCGGGGCGGGGGCGTGCCTCGTCTTCGAGTCGGGCCGGGCCGCGGACGCCATCATCACCCGGCGCAAGGGCACGGGCATGGCCACGGCGGTGGCGCACGGCAAGGCCGCCCACGCGGGCAACGCGCACCAGGAGGGGGCCAATGCGCTGTGGGCGCTCGCCCGCTTCGTGGACCGGGTGCAGCAGTTCACCGACTACCCGCGTGGCCTCACCGTCAACGTGGGCAAGGTGACGGGCGGCCAGGGGAAGAACACGGTGCCGGACCACGCGGTGGCGGAGGTGGACCTGCGCTTCTGCACGCGCGCGGACGGAGAGGCGCTGGTGCGGCGCTTCCATCAGGCGGCCGAGGAGGCCGCGGCCAGTGTTCCCGGCACGCGCATCGAGGTGAAGGGCGGGGTGGCCCGTGAGCCGCTGGAGCGCACCGAGGCCTCCGCGGCGCTGATGGCGGCGTATGGCGTGTGCGCTCACGCCTCCGGACTGGGCCATGGCGAGGCGCCGCTGGTGGGCGGCGGCTCGGACGCGAGCACCTCGTCCTCCATGGGAATTCCGTCCATCGACGGGCTGGGCCCCCGGGGCAAGGGCTTCCACACGGTGGACGAGTTCATCGAGGTGGACACCCTGATTCCCAAGGCCCAGGCGCTGGTGCGCTACCTCGCGTCGCGCGCGGGGTAGGCCGCTGGCTGGCGGGAGCGGGGCCGGCAACGGCTCCGCTTCCAGCGGTGGAATTCAGACTTCCTCGTCGGGCAGGAGCGTGAGGAGCAGTTCGTCGTCGGGGCTGCGCGGGTGCCAGCCGGGCGGTGGTGGCGTGGCGCGGAGAACAGCCCGGGCCTGCTTGACACGTTCTTTATGGGTCTCTGGGGTGTAGGCGGTCCACGTGCCGAGCGCCAGGGCAACTTCTCCACGGGTTGCGTCGTCCAAAATGGCCGGCCAGCCATTCGGAAAATTCTCGGACAATTCGCGTACGAGCACGTCGCGCACAAAGCGGGTGACTTGCTTGCGCTGCTCTGCCTCAGCGAGCAATCCGCTCAACACCTGCACTGCTGCAACGTCGTCCTTTCCAAGCTCTTCGGCTAGCAGGTACAACGGGACGGCGGGGCGCGCCTCCGCGAAGGCGGTGAGCGAATCGTAGCCGCGCTCGCGGACCCGTTCGTACAGGCGTGCTTTGATGTTGCCTTGCCACGCACGTCCGTCGCTCATCTTCCTCTCCAGCGGATGAAGTTCATCGGGATTTTATAGTCCCTCATCCGCATCGCGACGTTCTTCAGGATCTCGTTGCGTGTCAGCATCCGGCCAGCTTCAGTTTCGGCTTCGAGCAGCGTCTCCATGATCATCCGGTTCCACTCACCGGGCCATATGCGCCCCAGCTTCCAGTTCCCACCACCGTGGATGGCCTGGTGGTGCGCCTGCTCCAGCCTGACGCAGAACTGGTCGATGTCCATCTCGCCGGTGAAGCCGCGCTTCTCGAACCACTTGCGGAACTCTTTCGGCAGGACGTGATGCTGTGGTGGCTCGGCCATGCCGGCTCCTGCCTTGCCCGTCACACGCATGCCCCTCAACTCGGGCCCCTCGCCCAGTGCCTCGCGCACGCCCCGCGGCAGCTCGCCGTGCGCCATCATCACCTGTCCGGCCTGGATCCGTACCGCCGCGCTCACGGCGGGCAGGGACAGGACGCCCGCCCGCACCAGCCGCTGCATCATCTCCACCCACTCGGCGGAGACGACCATGCGCGTGCCCATCATCACGCCATGGGAGCCCACCATGAAACCCATCCCCAGCGTCGCGGGAGCCGCCGCGCGCAGCGCGGGCAGCGTGAACTTCAGCGCCGACACCAGGGTGAGCGCCTCCATGGACTCCTTGAGCACCAGCACCTTCTGGAGGTTCTCGGCCCCCCTTCGCACGGCCTCTCGCAGTGCCTCGAACTCGCCGGTGAGGTGGCCCACCAGGGCGGGCATGTCGTCCGCCGTTGTCTCCACCTGTGCTGGCTCCAGCGAGGAGAGCGCCGTCATGGCGGGCTCGAGCAGCTTCTGGAAGCGGTCCATGTCCATGTACAGCCGCTCCACGCTGTAGAGGCGCCGGGAGAGCGTGGCGTCGGTGAGGTGGAGGAAGTCGAACCAGACGGCCAGCAGGAGAGAGCCCAGCATGGCGG
The sequence above is drawn from the Archangium gephyra genome and encodes:
- a CDS encoding M20 family metallopeptidase codes for the protein MREMGEAAASWLVGRLGEMEEALAALVEVNSWTENAEGGRKVGALLREQFTLPGLVAEVFPSTRYADHLVFRSEGRAGLEPVALVGHLDTVFPPGKFEGYRKDGTLRRGPGVLDMKGGLVVIAWALKALAASGGLEKLPPLRLVVVSDEEVGSPEGGEVIRKAIAGAGACLVFESGRAADAIITRRKGTGMATAVAHGKAAHAGNAHQEGANALWALARFVDRVQQFTDYPRGLTVNVGKVTGGQGKNTVPDHAVAEVDLRFCTRADGEALVRRFHQAAEEAAASVPGTRIEVKGGVAREPLERTEASAALMAAYGVCAHASGLGHGEAPLVGGGSDASTSSSMGIPSIDGLGPRGKGFHTVDEFIEVDTLIPKAQALVRYLASRAG
- a CDS encoding Nudix dNTPase; this encodes MSDGRAWQGNIKARLYERVRERGYDSLTAFAEARPAVPLYLLAEELGKDDVAAVQVLSGLLAEAEQRKQVTRFVRDVLVRELSENFPNGWPAILDDATRGEVALALGTWTAYTPETHKERVKQARAVLRATPPPPGWHPRSPDDELLLTLLPDEEV
- a CDS encoding DUF2380 domain-containing protein, producing the protein MGADSCAVRCTGLLLALALLSNACTPLTTPPGRGTHLRYTHGEGVTPAWAQGPGEPSSPEPEGPHRRQQARQAVTAVGSGGADTPAWGNALAAHLALLGAVDEVSASTRRVSRELPRLRASHLGIAGMGNGIFVRYVEYGERQLRWIEAELAAATRLATAASLVDDPDMQLALLRLAGPRLEAAMLGSLLLAVWFDFLHLTDATLSRRLYSVERLYMDMDRFQKLLEPAMTALSSLEPAQVETTADDMPALVGHLTGEFEALREAVRRGAENLQKVLVLKESMEALTLVSALKFTLPALRAAAPATLGMGFMVGSHGVMMGTRMVVSAEWVEMMQRLVRAGVLSLPAVSAAVRIQAGQVMMAHGELPRGVREALGEGPELRGMRVTGKAGAGMAEPPQHHVLPKEFRKWFEKRGFTGEMDIDQFCVRLEQAHHQAIHGGGNWKLGRIWPGEWNRMIMETLLEAETEAGRMLTRNEILKNVAMRMRDYKIPMNFIRWRGR